In Nitrospira defluvii, the sequence AGTTCGCATGGCGTCCTCCCTTCGATACCTGAGGACACCAGCGATGCACAACTTATTCCACGAACTTCAGAGACAGGACACTAGCAGGTCGAGGGCGGCTTGGTGTAATACTCCCTAGAGAATCTTTGGCGGTGACTGTATGGTGCGCGTGTGGGGCAGCAAGGAGCCTCGCCTCCTTCGTGAGTGGTTCCAAAAGCTGAAGGGTCAGAACGATACACTACACTCGCCATCTCGGCACAGGCACCTGTTCCGTCGGGTCAAGAGTCCAGACATCCATTGAGGAAAGGTTCCTCCGCACATGAATTTGAGACAACCGCTGACCAAAACTCGTCAATTTCGCACGCTGCTTCAGTCTGAGCAGCTGGAGTTCATTTGTGAAGCGCACAATGGCCTGAGCGCAAAAATTGTAGAGGAGGCAGGCTTTGCTGGGATCTGGGCCAGCGGGCTATCTATCTCGGCCCAGTTTGGGGTGCGCGACAATAATGAGGCCAGTTGGACGCAGGTGCTGGAAGATCTGGAGTTCATGTCCGATGCTACGAAGGTGCCGATCCTGCTTGATGGAGATACGGGATATGGGAATTTCAACAACATGCAGCGTCTGATCCGGAAACTGGAGCAGCGCAACATTGCCGCAGTGTGCATTGAGGACAAACTGTTTCCTAAGACAAACAGTTTCCTGAAGGGTGACGCGCAGCCGATGGCGGACATGCAGGAATTTTGCGGCAAGATCAAAGCCGGCAAGGATGCGCAGACTGATCCGGACTTTTGCATCATTGCGCGGGTCGAGGCGTTCATTTGCGGGTGGGGATTGACTGAGGCGTTGCGTCGGGCGGAGGCATATCACCAGGCCGGGGCCGACGGCATTCTCATTCATAGCGCGCTTTCGGTCCCTGATGAGATTCTTGCCTTCAAGCGGGAGTGGGGTAGTCGCTCCCCCGTCGTCATCGTTCCCACGAAGTATTATTCGACCCCCACGGACGTCTTTCGCCAACATGGTTTTTCGATGGTGATCTGGGCCAATCACATGTTGCGAGCGGCGGTGGCGACGATGCAAAAGACCGCCCGAGCGCTCAAGGAGAGCGAGAATCTCCTGTCCATCGAGGACAAGGTGGCACCGGTGTCAGAAATCTTTCGGCTGCAAAATGCCGCGGAACTACTGGAGGCAGAGGAACGCTATCTTCCGCGCGGCGCTGAGGGCACATTGGCGGTGGTGCTTGCGGCGTCACGGGGAGAAGAGTTGGGGGAATTGACCGCGGATCAGCCCAAAACTATGGTGAAGGTTCAGGGGGGGCCGATTCTGTCCCACATCGTCGATGCCTACAACGCGGTTGGGATCAAAGATATTCTCGTGGTGCGAGGATACAAGAAGGAGGCGGTGCGTCTTCCCAATTTGACGTATGTCGATAATGCGGAGTTCGCGGAGAACGGTGAGCTGGCCTCCTTGTCACTGGCGTTGCAATCGAGGAAGGAACATTTCCAGTCGACGATCATTTCCTACGGTGACGTGTTGTTCAATAAGTATATCCCGCAGGCGTTGTGCCAGGAATCGGATGATTGTGTGATCTTCGTCGACAGTAACTGGCAGGATCAAACCAGTTATGCCCGTTTGGGTGGGTTTGCCGAGTGCACCTTGCCGAATTCACGGAGGGCATTCAATGCAAAGGTCCATCTTAAACAACTGGGGAGTGCGATTCCCCCTGGTTCGATCCACGGCGTCTGGATGGGATTCCTCAAGCTGTCTCCCAACGCAGCTGCGATGGTCGATCAACTTCTCCTGGAGATACTCGCCCGCCCGGGTAATCGTAAGGCTAGCATTCCACAGTTGCTTCAGGAGTTACTCAAACGGGACTATCCGATTCGGGTGTTGTACACCGTCGGACATTGGCTGGATATCAATAGTCTTGATGATGTGATTCAAGCCGGCAACTTTTGATGCGTGCCGACCCTGATCAGTCTTTGGTTGAGTTGGAAAGAGGCAGGTCACTGATGTGCTGGTACTGACCATCAGCTCGTTGTGCAGTCATTCCTTTGGAGAACATAGGGCATGATCGATCCACAGAAATTTGTCGAGTGCTTACAGGACAACGATGTCGATTTTTTTACGGGGGTGCCGGATTCACTGTTGAAGGAACTGTGTGCCTGTCTAGAATCTGTGCCGCCAGCAGGACAGCATGTCATCACCGCCAATGAAGGGGGCGCGGTTGCTCTCGCACTCGGCTACCACCTCGCAACGCGGAAGATTCCTCTGGTGTACCTGCAGAACTCTGGGTTGGGGAATATCATTAATCCGTTGTTGTCGTTGGCTGACGCCGAAGTCTATTCCGTTCCTATGTTGCTCGTCATCGGCTGGCGGGGAGAACCGGGCATTCACGATGAGCCTCAACATAAAAAGCAGGGGCGTGTCATGCTCGCCATGCTTGAGGCGATGGAAATTCCCTATGCCATCCTGGGGCCGGAATTGGAGGACTCTGCGGCCACACTTGAGTGCGCCATGGCCACCGTTCGGAAGGCCAGCGCGCCGTTCGCGTTAGTGATTAAGAAGGGAACATTCCAACCCTTTACGGGGCTAGGCGGTGAGAAGGCGACGTTTGAACTCACTCGGGAGGAGGCCATTCAGCACGTGCTAGAAGCGTTAGGCGATCGCGACATTGTCGTCGCCACGACCGGTATGGCTTCTCGGGAAGTGTACGAATACCGAGCTCGCAAAAACCAAGGACATCACCGGGATTTTTTGACTGTGGGAGGAATGGGGCATGCTTCCCACATCGCTCTTGGGTTGGCGCTCAAAAAGCCTGATCGATCCGTTTATTGTTTAGATGGGGACGGTGCGCTCCTGATGCACATGGGTGGGCTTGCCATTACCGGAGTGTTGAAACCTCGCAATCTGAAGCACATTGTCTTAAACAATGGAGCTCATGATTCAGTTGGTGGGCAGCCGACGGTGGGGCTGACTGTCGACATTCCTGGGATTGCACAAGCTGCCTTCTATGGGCAGGTGTCGCGAGCTGAAACGCGCGATCAACTACAGTCCTGTGTAGTCGGGTTGAAACATGCGCCAGGACCTAGTTTACTGGAGATTCGTGTGCGCCGTGGCGCCAGGAAAGATTTGGGCCGACCAGCAGGGACTCCAGTTCAGAACAAGAATTCATTCATGAATTTTGTGGCGGGCTAGGGCTTGTTCCAGCGGGCACATGGAGTCTCCCGTAGAAGTGGGTTGGTTCAGTCACGTATCTGTTCGAAATTACGGGTGCGGGAGGATATCAAGCCAAAGGAGAGGCCCTGTTTCAACCGTTTTGGGCACATGACGTCTCAGAGGAAGTGATGTCGGCTGAGGTACGTGTTTACAGGCGAACGGTTTAGAGATTGACTAGAACCTATCTCAAAATTACTTCAGGAGCATGGTGATCGAGGCGAGCTGCACAAACCCCAGAAAATGAGTGGCGTAATATTCCCAACGAACCAGGAGCCGTCGCTTCCATTGGAGCCACGCAAAGAACCGCTCCACAAGCCACCGACGTTGATAGCGCCGTAGCTGGCGTCCGTCTTGAGTCTTGCGTTTGCGCGTGGAGCGGTGCGGCGCCATCATGTTGACGCCGTCGTGTCGGAGGTCGTCATCGAGTCCATCGCTGTCGTAGGCGCGGTCGCCAATGAGATGTTCCGGCTTGGCTTCCAGCATGTAGAAGTTGAAACTGAGTTGCACCAACGTCACTTCATGATGATTCGCGGCATGCGTACTGACCGAGAGCGGCAGCCCATGGCGATCGACAATCGCGAGGATCTTCACGCCTTTGCCACGGCGGGTTTTCCCGATCTCTTTGCCGCCGCCCTTCGCCATGGCGAACGTGGCATCGATGAAGCGTTCACGCTCGTCGATCGCCCCTTCCTCGCGCAAGGTATTGGCAAGTTGCGTGAGAATCTCCCGCAGCACGTCGCGTTCGCACCACTGCTGAAATCGGCGATGCACGGTCTTGTAATTGGGAGAGCACTGCGGCAGCAGATGCCACTGGGCGCCGGTGTTCAGAATCCAGAGCACGGCTTCCAAAATCGCGCGGGCAGGCACCGGTTTGCGTCCGGGACGGCCTTCGGGAATATGTTCCTCGGGACAGTGTTCCCGAATCCGCTCCCATTGGTCGTCGCGCAGGCGCAGCATGCGGGCACATTATAGGGAGTTTGTGCTTCGACACAACCATTTTGAGATAGGTTCTAGATACCTTAGCGT encodes:
- the aepX gene encoding phosphoenolpyruvate mutase, with product MNLRQPLTKTRQFRTLLQSEQLEFICEAHNGLSAKIVEEAGFAGIWASGLSISAQFGVRDNNEASWTQVLEDLEFMSDATKVPILLDGDTGYGNFNNMQRLIRKLEQRNIAAVCIEDKLFPKTNSFLKGDAQPMADMQEFCGKIKAGKDAQTDPDFCIIARVEAFICGWGLTEALRRAEAYHQAGADGILIHSALSVPDEILAFKREWGSRSPVVIVPTKYYSTPTDVFRQHGFSMVIWANHMLRAAVATMQKTARALKESENLLSIEDKVAPVSEIFRLQNAAELLEAEERYLPRGAEGTLAVVLAASRGEELGELTADQPKTMVKVQGGPILSHIVDAYNAVGIKDILVVRGYKKEAVRLPNLTYVDNAEFAENGELASLSLALQSRKEHFQSTIISYGDVLFNKYIPQALCQESDDCVIFVDSNWQDQTSYARLGGFAECTLPNSRRAFNAKVHLKQLGSAIPPGSIHGVWMGFLKLSPNAAAMVDQLLLEILARPGNRKASIPQLLQELLKRDYPIRVLYTVGHWLDINSLDDVIQAGNF
- the aepY gene encoding phosphonopyruvate decarboxylase, whose product is MIDPQKFVECLQDNDVDFFTGVPDSLLKELCACLESVPPAGQHVITANEGGAVALALGYHLATRKIPLVYLQNSGLGNIINPLLSLADAEVYSVPMLLVIGWRGEPGIHDEPQHKKQGRVMLAMLEAMEIPYAILGPELEDSAATLECAMATVRKASAPFALVIKKGTFQPFTGLGGEKATFELTREEAIQHVLEALGDRDIVVATTGMASREVYEYRARKNQGHHRDFLTVGGMGHASHIALGLALKKPDRSVYCLDGDGALLMHMGGLAITGVLKPRNLKHIVLNNGAHDSVGGQPTVGLTVDIPGIAQAAFYGQVSRAETRDQLQSCVVGLKHAPGPSLLEIRVRRGARKDLGRPAGTPVQNKNSFMNFVAG
- a CDS encoding IS5 family transposase yields the protein MLRLRDDQWERIREHCPEEHIPEGRPGRKPVPARAILEAVLWILNTGAQWHLLPQCSPNYKTVHRRFQQWCERDVLREILTQLANTLREEGAIDERERFIDATFAMAKGGGKEIGKTRRGKGVKILAIVDRHGLPLSVSTHAANHHEVTLVQLSFNFYMLEAKPEHLIGDRAYDSDGLDDDLRHDGVNMMAPHRSTRKRKTQDGRQLRRYQRRWLVERFFAWLQWKRRLLVRWEYYATHFLGFVQLASITMLLK